TCATAAGCTCACCAAAGCCTGGGAGTATTTTTTGACATACCGCCTCTGTAGCCTCTGGCGTCACATCTCTTGGTGCAGGTCCTGTCCCACCAGTGGTAAGTATAAGACAACAACCCTCCACATCCGCCATGTGTATCAAAGCACCCTCTATTAGGTCTCTCTCGTCAGGGACTATACGGTATACTATCTCAAAGGGTGAGGTGACAACTTCATTTATATACTCTATAATGTATTTACCGCTTATATCTTCGTATTCTCCTCTACTTGCCCTGTCTGATATGGTAAGCACTCCAATCTTTGCCTTTTCCATGGATTATTATTATAAGCATTTTAAAAAGGTATCCATTTAGTTTAGTGGCTCACCGTCCACCATGCCTTACTCAAGAGGCACTAAAAATGCTTATACCAAGCTTTTTATAGCCACTTGACAACACCTGACAAGCTTGGCGTTAGGACAGACTACAGCGAAGAAAGGGCTTACAATCTCAGTAATGACTTCCAAAAGAGTTCCTTATCAAAAGCAC
This DNA window, taken from Aquificaceae bacterium, encodes the following:
- the mog gene encoding molybdopterin adenylyltransferase — protein: MEKAKIGVLTISDRASRGEYEDISGKYIIEYINEVVTSPFEIVYRIVPDERDLIEGALIHMADVEGCCLILTTGGTGPAPRDVTPEATEAVCQKILPGFGELMRAVSLKQVPTAILSRQTAGIRNKTLIINLPGKPQSIKVCLDAVFPAVPYCIDLIGGPYITTDESKVKAFRPSK